One region of Juglans regia cultivar Chandler chromosome 4, Walnut 2.0, whole genome shotgun sequence genomic DNA includes:
- the LOC108995095 gene encoding 30S ribosomal protein S31, chloroplastic produces MASLVLGAAPSFTHSLILSSRTSFSKSEALGVPLSSSSATSRSISAIFPPPPPGFSVYCGRGDKKTARGKRFNHSFGNARPHGKNKGRGPPRVPVPPSPPKKDRFENDEIVKIEIDEF; encoded by the exons ATGGCGTCTCTCGTACTCGGAGCTGCTCCTAGTTTTACCCATTCACTCATTCTCTCGTCTCGAACTTCTTTCTCGAAATCCGAAGCCCTAGGCGTACCGCTCTCCTCCTCTTCGGCTACTTCTCGCTCAATTTCGGCTAtatttcctcctcctcctcctggCTTTTCAG TTTACTGCGGAAGAGGCGATAAGAAAACGGCCAGAGGAAAACGTTTCAATCACTCCTTTGGCAAC GCGAGGCCACATGGCAAGAATAAAGGGAGAGGACCACCAAGGGTACCGGTTCCTCCGTCTCCACCCAAGAAAGATCGGTTCGAGAACGATGAAATCGTCAAGATTGAAATCGATGAGTTCTAA